A DNA window from Pogona vitticeps strain Pit_001003342236 chromosome 2, PviZW2.1, whole genome shotgun sequence contains the following coding sequences:
- the LOC144587225 gene encoding uncharacterized protein LOC144587225, whose translation MMNRRRRNAQEHLGHQVQEDRNKEENRELKMQLGRNGCHMKDLTQGRNQINACHLSRHQRTHTGEKPYTCMKCGKSFSCSSALSSHHRTHTGEKPYKCMECGKSFSQRSHLSTHQSTHTGEKPYKCMECGKSFSRSSALALHHRTHTGEKPYTCIECGKDFSQRCHLISHQSTHTGEKPYKCMECGKSFSHSSTLGSHHRIHTGEKPYTCMECGKDFSRRCHLISHQSTHTGEKPYKCMECGKSFSQSSHLSTHQSTHTGKKPYKCMVCGKSFSHSSHLSSHQRTHSGEKPYKCMECGKSFSQSSHLSTHQSTHTGKKPYKCMVCGKSFSHSSHLSSHQRTHTGEKPYTCMECGKDFSQRCHLISHQSTHTGEKPYKCMECGKSFSQSSHLGTHQSTHTGEKPYKCMECGKSFSHSSALGRHHRTHTGEKPYTCIECGKDFSQRCHLISHQSTHTGEKPYKCMECGKSFSCSSALGSHHRTHTGEKPYACMECGKDFSQSSHLSTHQSTHTGEKPYKCMECGKDFSHSSALSSHHRTHTGQNHINAWNVERASVIPKTLGPI comes from the coding sequence atgatgaacaggaggagaagaaatgCCCAGGAACACCTGGGGCATCAGGTGCAGGAAGACAGAAACAAGGAggaaaacagagaattgaaaatgcAACTGGGAAGGAATGGATGTCACATGAAAGatctcacacaggggagaaaccaaataaatgcatgtcacctgagtagacatcaaagaactcacactggggaaaaaccatatacatgcatgaaatgtgggaaaagcttcagttgcagcagtgccctgagttcacatcatagaactcacactggagagaaaccatataaatgcatggaatgtgggaagagcttcagtcagagaagTCACCTGAGTACACATCAAAgtactcacactggagagaaaccatataaatgcatggaatgtgggaagagcttcagtcgcagcAGTGCCCTGGCTCTACATcatagaactcacactggggagaaaccatatacatgcatagaATGTGGGAAGGACTTCAGTCAACGCTGTCACCTGATTTCACATCAAAgtactcacactggagagaaaccatataaatgcatggaatgtgggaagagcttcagtcacagcagtaccCTGGGTTCACATCatagaattcacactggggagaaaccatatacatgcatggaatgtgggaaggacTTCAGTCGACGCTGTCACCTGATTTCACATCAAAgtactcacactggagagaaaccatataaatgcatggaatgtgggaagagcttcagtcagagcagtcacctgagtacacatcaaagtactcacactggaaagaaaccatataaatgcatggtatgtgggaagagcttcagtcacagcagtcacctgagttcacatcaaagaactcacagtggggagaaaccatataaatgcatggaatgtgggaagagcttcagtcagagcagtcacctgagtacacatcaaagtactcacactggaaagaaaccatataaatgcatggtatgtgggaagagcttcagtcacagcagtcacctgagttcacatcaaagaactcacactggggagaaaccatatacatgcatggaatgtgggaaggacTTCAGTCAACGCTGTCACCTGATTTCACATCAAAGTactcatactggagagaaaccatataaatgcatggaatgtgggaagagcttcagtcagagcagtcacctggGTACACATCAAagtactcacactggggagaaaccatataaatgcatggaatgtggaaagagcttcagtcacagcagtgccctgGGTCGACATcatagaactcacactggggagaaaccatatacatgcatagaATGTGGGAAGGACTTCAGTCAACGCTGTCACCTGATTTCACATCAAAgtactcacactggagagaaaccatataaatgcatggaatgtggaaagagcttcagttgcaGCAGTGCCCTGGGTTCACATcatagaactcacactggggagaaaccatatgcatgcatggaatgtgggaaggacttcagtcagagcagtcacctgagtacacatcaaagtactcacactggggagaaaccatataaatgcatggaatgtgggaaggacttcagtcacagcagtgccctgagttcacatcatagaactcacactgggcaaaaccatataaatgcatggaatgtggaaagagcttcagttataCCAAAAACCTTAGGTCCCATTTAA